The Anaerotignum propionicum DSM 1682 sequence AAAAGGGCATTAAAAACGGGAAAGAGTTTACAATGGATGTGCCGGCTATGGTTGTAAACGACAGAACCATGCTCCCTGTAAGGGCATTGGCACAGGCTTTGGATTTGAATATTACTTGGGATGACCCCAATAGAACAGTAAACATTGGCTCTGACAATACTCCAACTACGCCAACTACGCCAACTACGCCAACAACACCAACTACGCCAACAACACCAACCACGCCTACAACGCCAACAACCCAGGCGATCAAAGTTTTTCAAGCTTCTGTACCCACCAGCGCAACAGCCTCACAGGTTTTTACCATTGAAGCAGATCGGGCAATATACAGCTATGATGAGGTTTATGTGGATGACGGTAGGGTTGTTATCGACATTCAAAATGCAACCAGCAGTCTTTCGGAAAAAATTACTGCAACAAACAGCAATATAGTAACGGCGATACGTACGGCTCAGCATGATAGTAATGGTACACCTGTTACTAGAGTTGTTTTTGATTTATCCGGTAAAAAGAATAAGACAATAACTCAAAGTGCAGATAAGAAAAAAATTATTATTACCTTTGAACAGTCTGTGATTGATGAAATTTCCCTTACCAATCGAGGCGATGCGGACAAATTGGTGGTAGGTGCCAGTGGCTCTTTAGGTGCGAAAGTATCAACATTATCAAACCCCCAGAGAATTGTGGTGGATATTCCAAATGTTCAATCCAAAGTGGAAAATGAATTGAGCACCAAAGGTCTATCCTATATTAATGCTGCGAGAACAGGTATGTATGATGCCAATACATTCCGCATTGTTTTAGAGATTGGGCAATTGACAGACTTTAGCTGGAAAGAGGAAAATGGAGAATTAACCCTTGAAGTGAAAAAATCAACCCTTGAAAATCTCTCTTATGATTCAGCGTCTAATATTCTAACGCTAGAGAATATAAAATCTTTAGATGTTGATAGAATTGTAAAAAATGACCGGCACACAGAGGGCTATTATGAGCTGACCTTGCCGGGGAATTACGAGAGCGTATATGGATATGGTACATTAAAAATTGGAAATGATGTTATTAACAATATTTTAGTTTCCACTAAGGGTGGTGACACCGTAATACGGTTTAACCAAAATCGCTACAGTGAATATGTGGTGAAGGAAACAAAGAATGGATATGAGATTGCTGTAAAGAATCCAAAGGAAGTTTATAATAAAGTTGTTCTGCTGGATGCAGGCCATGGTGGAAACGATCCGGGCACCAGTGGTAACGGCTTGGTGGAAAAGAATCTTGCGTTAGCAGTGGCGCTGAAGGTGCAAAAATATCTGGAGAGTTCCGATATAAAGGTATATATGACCCGAGACAGCGATACAAGACCTGAAAATAGCCTGAGGGCAAAAACAGCAAATCAAATTGCGGATTTGATGGTTTCCATTCATATGAATTCGGCAGGAACGAACACGACTGCAAATGGTACGGAAACCCTGTATCAGGTACATAGCAATGACAACGGCAGTAAGTTGACCAGCTTGAAGGCGGCAGAGATCATGCAGAGCAACTTGATTCAAGCTTTTGGTACCACCAATCGTGGTGTGAAGCGAAGAACAGATTTATTGATTTTAAATGGTACTTCAGTTCCTGCAATTTTGGTGGAAACCTGCTTCTTATCAAACCCCGGTGACGCTATCAAAATTTCTTCTTCTACAAATCAGGACATTGTTGCAATGGCCATGGCCAAAGCAATTACTGAAATGATGGATGATTATACAGTTCGGTAATAAAGAATAGAAAAAGGCATTACAAGTGAGAATTTACTTTGTAATGCCTTTTATATGTTCAGAAAAATATTTTTTTGTGTAGGGCTAAGGTACATAGGATCACATAAAGAAAAGCAAAGCCACGAACTATTTGTATACGGATAGATTATACCCTAGGGGTGGATTTTTTTGTTCAGAACTTCTTTGCGTTTCAAAGAGTTTAACATGCTGAACATAATTTTATTAACTACTTTTTCATGCAAAAGTCGCGTCAGGAAGCCGATGGGAATACAGAGTATCAGCCAAATTATGCTGAATAGCAGACAAACCTGTCCCAGTATATTACAAGGTAGCTTTGAATAGTCCCAGATGTGCCATCCCAGCCATCTATTCACCACAATTCCTACGGAGAATTCTATGGCAGTTATAATCAGTGCACCGATACAACAGCATGCCCAATAGGGCAAAGAAAAGCTGGTGTTGAATAAAATATATAGGCATAAAAATGCCAACCCCCCTGCCAAAAACATTGTCCAATGGGAATAGCCACGGTAAAGCACTTCAATACTATAATAACCAAAGGCTCCAATGAAAAAAATCATTGTTCTGCGAATAAAAGTATCCATAGAAAGCCTCCTTTCAATCAATCATAAAAATAGTATGATTATATTTTTACAAAATATTTAGAATTATTGATGGTAATTTTTTATTTTAAAACTGATTCAAATGCAGAATTCTATTTTATTACGAAAAAAAATAGAAAGAGAACCATGAAATTATGCATTTGTCATTAGGGATAAGGTAAATCTACTGAAATCTGATGTATTTTTGATTAGACATGAGATAGAAAATTTTCTGTTCAAAGATGGATAGACAGGATATAATGGAGAATAGATTGCACAAAGGAGGAAAGAAAATTGAGTAGATTTGACAACAGAGAGAATGATGAATTAAGACCAATCAAAATAACGAAAAATTTTACCCGATACGCAGAGGGATCTATTTTGATAGAATGGGGCAATACAAAAGTGATTTGTAATGCCACGGTAGAAGAAAGTGTACCTTCTTTTAAAAAAGGTGGCGGTGAAGGCTGGGTTACGGCGGAATATTCCATGTTGCCTCGTGCTACACAATCAAGGAATAAACGGGATATTCATAAATTGAAAATGAATCCAAGGGCAACAGAGATTCAAAGGCTCATTGGCAGATCGCTGAGAGGTGCTGTTGATATGAAGGCTCTGGGAGAAAGAAGTATTACCGTAGATTGTGACGTGATTCAGGCAGACGGCGGAACAAGAACAGCTTCCATCACTGGGGGATTTATTGCTCTGGCATTGGCTTGCAAAGGGCTTGTGGAACGGGGACTTCTGGCAAAAATGCCCCTTACCAGTTATATAACGGCAGTCAGTGTTGGCATCGTGGAGGGACAGAGTGTTTTGGATCTATGCTATGAGGAAGATTCCGCTGCTGAGGTGGATATGAATATTATTATGAGCAATGCATCAGGCTTTATTGAATTGCAGGGAACGGGAGAAAACGGTACTTTTTCTCAGGAGCAATTGGCAGAGATGCTTTGCCTTGGTAAAAAAGGAATTCAGGATTTAATGAAAATACAGAAGGACGCATTGGAAGGCTTGGAATTGCGCTAAGATGGGAGAGAGAAAAGCATGGAAACAATTATTTTTGCTACAAAAAATAAAGGGAAAATCAAAGAAATCAATGCAATTTTAGCAGATATGAATGTAGAGGTTGTCTCTATGGAAGATGCAGGCATTACCTTTGATGTCGTTGAGGATGGGACATCATTTGAGGAAAATGCAATGAAAAAAGCTGTACAGATCATGGAGATTGGCAATAAAATAACCTTATCCGACGATTCCGGTTTGGAAATTGATTATATGGACAAGGCTCCGGGAATTTATTCCGCCAGATTTATGGGAGAGGAAACACCCTATCCACAGAGATTTCAGGCCATTTTTGAAAAGCTAGA is a genomic window containing:
- a CDS encoding N-acetylmuramoyl-L-alanine amidase family protein, with protein sequence MKVGFKRLFLSAFAIGMMMTNVAYAKKINMNLFYDGKNHPYNASEVKINIDGKELVPEDMPPVIIEGRTVLPMRLIAKALGCEVLWNEDTKQAFVMNDDSTVAFTLGSKKGIKNGKEFTMDVPAMVVNDRTMLPVRALAQALDLNITWDDPNRTVNIGSDNTPTTPTTPTTPTTPTTPTTPTTPTTPTTQAIKVFQASVPTSATASQVFTIEADRAIYSYDEVYVDDGRVVIDIQNATSSLSEKITATNSNIVTAIRTAQHDSNGTPVTRVVFDLSGKKNKTITQSADKKKIIITFEQSVIDEISLTNRGDADKLVVGASGSLGAKVSTLSNPQRIVVDIPNVQSKVENELSTKGLSYINAARTGMYDANTFRIVLEIGQLTDFSWKEENGELTLEVKKSTLENLSYDSASNILTLENIKSLDVDRIVKNDRHTEGYYELTLPGNYESVYGYGTLKIGNDVINNILVSTKGGDTVIRFNQNRYSEYVVKETKNGYEIAVKNPKEVYNKVVLLDAGHGGNDPGTSGNGLVEKNLALAVALKVQKYLESSDIKVYMTRDSDTRPENSLRAKTANQIADLMVSIHMNSAGTNTTANGTETLYQVHSNDNGSKLTSLKAAEIMQSNLIQAFGTTNRGVKRRTDLLILNGTSVPAILVETCFLSNPGDAIKISSSTNQDIVAMAMAKAITEMMDDYTVR
- a CDS encoding putative ABC transporter permease gives rise to the protein MDTFIRRTMIFFIGAFGYYSIEVLYRGYSHWTMFLAGGLAFLCLYILFNTSFSLPYWACCCIGALIITAIEFSVGIVVNRWLGWHIWDYSKLPCNILGQVCLLFSIIWLILCIPIGFLTRLLHEKVVNKIMFSMLNSLKRKEVLNKKIHP
- a CDS encoding XTP/dITP diphosphatase, translating into METIIFATKNKGKIKEINAILADMNVEVVSMEDAGITFDVVEDGTSFEENAMKKAVQIMEIGNKITLSDDSGLEIDYMDKAPGIYSARFMGEETPYPQRFQAIFEKLENVPEEKRTARFVSCIAAAFPDGRRLVSYDTVEGIIGWEAKGENGFGYDPIFFVPEKGKYMAELSPEEKNAISHRGKALRKMKEMLKKELEK
- the rph gene encoding ribonuclease PH, whose amino-acid sequence is MSRFDNRENDELRPIKITKNFTRYAEGSILIEWGNTKVICNATVEESVPSFKKGGGEGWVTAEYSMLPRATQSRNKRDIHKLKMNPRATEIQRLIGRSLRGAVDMKALGERSITVDCDVIQADGGTRTASITGGFIALALACKGLVERGLLAKMPLTSYITAVSVGIVEGQSVLDLCYEEDSAAEVDMNIIMSNASGFIELQGTGENGTFSQEQLAEMLCLGKKGIQDLMKIQKDALEGLELR